The following nucleotide sequence is from Streptomyces sp. NBC_00239.
ACGTGCACCTGTGGCGGGCCGGGAGCCGCTGGCTGGCGGTCTGCGCCGCGCAGTGGGCACTCGGGCAGCCCGAGGTGCTGCTGGCCTCGGTCACGGTCGTCGATCCGCCGTAGCGGCGGACCGCAGGCGGGCGTACTCCTCGGCCATCGACTCGGCGGTCCAGTGGGCGTTGAGACCGCTGGGGTTGGGCAGGGCCCAGATGCGGGTGGAACCGATGGTCCGCTCCTGCGGACCGATCAGGGCTTTGCGGTCGCCGAAGGCCGTGCGGTACGCGGTGACACCGACGACGGCCAGCCATTCCGGCCGGAGGCGCTCCACCTTCGCGGTCAGGATCCGGCCGCCCTCGCGGAACTCCTCGGCCGTCAGTTCGTCAGCGCGGGCGGTGGCCCGGGCCACCACGTTCGTGATGCCGAGCCGGTAGGTGAGGAGCTCGTCCTGCTCCTCGGGGGCCAACCGGCGCGGAGTGAAGCCGGACAGGTGCAGGACCGGCCAGAAGCGGTTGCCGGGGCGGGCGAAGTGGTGGCCCGTCGCGGCGGAGAGGAGACCGGGATTGATGCCGCAGAACAGCACGCGAAGACCGCCCGCGACCACGTCCGGGAGGACGCGGTCACGGGCGGCGGCCAGCTCTTCGGGGCTCAGAGGATCGACCCCGGCGTGTACGCGGCGGCCTCCGGGTGCTGCTTGGCGATCTCCTCGATCCGGGCGACCACGGTGGCGACCTGGTCGCCGGCCGCGCCGGTGAAGGACAGCTTGTCGGCCATCAGCTCGTCGAGCTGCGCGCGGTCCAGCGGGATCCGCTCGTCGGCGGCCAGCTTGTCGAGGAGCTCGTTGCGCTCGGCACCCTGCTCGCGCATGGCCAGCGCGGACGCGACGGCGTGCTCCTTGATCGCCTCGTGGGCGACCTCGCGGCCGACGCCCGCCCGCACCGCGCCCATGAGGACCTTGGTGGTGGCGAGGAAGGGGAGGTAGCGGTCCAGCTCGCGGGCCACGACCGCCGGGAAGGCGCCGAACTCGTCGAGGACCGTCAGGAAGGTCTCCAGCAGGCCGTCGAAGGCGAAGAACGCGTCGGGCAGGGCCACTCGGCGGACCACGGAGCAGGACACGTCGCCCTCGTTCCACTGGTCGCCCGCCAGCTCGCCGGTCATCGAGGCGTAGCCCCGCAGGATGACCATGAGGCCGTTCACGCGCTCGCAGGAGCGGGTGTTCATCTTGTGCGGCATCGCGGAGGAGCCGACCTGGCCGGGCTTGAAGCCCTCCGTGACCAGCTCGTGGCCGGCCATCAGGCGGATCGTCTTCGCCACCGAGGACGGGGCCGCGGCCAGCTGCACCAGGGCGGTGACCACGTCGTAGTCGAGAGAACGGGGGTAGACCTGGCCGACGGAGGTGAAGGCGTGCGCGAAGCCGAGGTGACCGGCGATGCGCTGCTCCAGGTCGGCGAGCTTGGCGGCGTCGCCGCCCAGCAGGTCGAGCATGTCCTGGGAGGTGCCGACCGGGCCCTTGATGCCGCGCAGCGGGTAGCGCTCCAGCAGGTCGTCGAGGCGGCCGTAGGCGACCAGCAGCTCGTCGGCGGCGGTGGCGAAGCGCTTGCCCAGGGTCGTGGCCTGCGCCGCGACGTTGTGGGAGCGGCCGGCCATGACCAGCTCGGCGTACTCGCCGGCCAGCTTGCCGATGCGGGCGAGCACCGCGACCGTGCGGTCCCGGACCAGCTCCAGCGAGAGCCGGATCTGGAGCTGCTCGACGTTCTCGGTCAGGTCGCGGGAGGTCATGCCCTTGTGGACGTGCTCGTGGCCGGCGAGGGCGTTGAACTCCTCGATGCGGGCCTTCACGTCGTGGCGGGTGACCTTCTCGCGCTCGGCGATGGACGCGAGGTCGACCTGCTCCAGGACGCGCTCGTAGTCGGCGAGGGCCGCGTCCGGGACCTCGATGCCGAGGTCCTTCTGGGCGCGCAGGACGGCGAGCCACAGCCGACGCTCCAGCGTCACCTTGTACTCGGGGGACCACAGGACGGCGAGCTCCGCGGAGGCGTAGCGGCCGGCCAGGACATTGGGGATGCGGGGCTTGGCTGTCACGTGTACGGATTCTACTGTCGATTCGCGCAGGCCAGCGCCCCGCCCCTGTTTGTGTCTACCTACGAGAGCGGCGTCTCGTACGGCAGCAGCTCCGGGCGCTTGGCCGGGCGGCCGTCCCCCGAGGAGCGGCCTGTCAGGCGGCGGCCGATCCACGGCAGAAGGTGTTCCCGGGCGAACCGGAGGTCACTGGTCCGCCGGGCGGGCCAGGACGGGGGCAGCGCTGGGGGCATGACCGTGCGCCAGTCCTCCTCCGGGGGCATGCCCAGGGTCTGCCAGACGGCCTCGGCCACGCGGCGGTGGCCCTCACCGGTCAGGTGCAGCCGGTCCACGTCCCACATCCGCGGGTCGCCGAGCGCCTGCGCCCCGTACAGGTCCACCACCAGGGCTCCGTGGCGGGCAGCCAGCTCGTCGACGATGGTGAAGAGTTCTTCCATCCGTGGGCGGAAGCGTTCCATCACCGGGCCCTCGCGGCCCGGCGAGCGCATCAGCACCAGCTGTCCGCAGGCGGGCGCCAGGCGCTCGGTGGCTTCTTCGAGGAGGCCACGCACCCGGCCCATGTCGCACGTGGGCCGGAGTGCGTCGTTCAACCCGCCGACCAGGGTGATCAGGTCGGGCTTCATGGCGGCGGCCGCGTCGACCTGCTCCTCGACGATCTGGCCGATCAGCTTCCCGCGCACCGCGAGGTTCGCGTAGCGGAAGCCCGGCTCCCGGGCGGCGAGCCGCGCGGCGAGCAGGTCGGCCCAGCCCCGGTAGGAGCCGTCGGGCAGCCGGTCGGACATTCCCTCGGTGAAGGAATCGCCGACCGCGACGAAACTGGTGTACGACGCATTCATCTCCATGGCGGAGCGATGTTACCGCGCGGTTCCCCACCCCGTCAGGTCGGGAACCGCGCGGGATTCAGGCAGCGGCGGGGTTGCCGAACAGCTCCCGCAGGACGTCCTCCATGGTCACCAGCCCGGTCAGCGTCCCGTCGGTGCCGAGCACGGCCGCCAGGTGGGTACGGCTGCGCCGCATCGCGGTCAGCACGTCGTCCAGCGGGGTGTCGGCACGCACCTGGGCGATGGGCCGGAGCGCGGACAGCGGGAAGGGCTCGTTCCGGTCCGCCGCGTCCAGGGTGTCCTTGACGTGCAGGTATCCGAGGATGCCGCGCTGGCTGTCGAGGACGGGGAAGCGGGAGTACCCGGAGTCGGCCGACAGCCGCTCCAGTCCGGCCGGGGTGACGCCCTCCGCGGCGACCACCACGCGGTCCGCCGGCAGCACCACGTCGGTCACCGGCCGACGCCCCAGCTCCAGGGCGTCGTGCAGGCGCTCGCTCGCCCGGTCGTCGATGAGCCCGGCATCACTGGAATCCTTCACGATGCGGGCCAGCTCGTCGTCCGAGAACGTGGCCGAGACCTCGTCCTTCACGTCCACCCGCAACATCCGCAGCAGGGTGTTCGCGAACGCGTTGATAGTGAAGATCACCGGCCGCAGCGCCCGGGTGAGCGTCACCAGCGGCGGACCGAGCAGGAGTGCGGTGCGCACCGGCTCGGCCAGCGCCACGTTCTTCGGCACCATCTCACCGAACAGCATGTGCAGGTACGTCGCGAGGGCCAGCGCCACCACGAACGAGATGGCGTGCGTCAGCCCGGACGGCACGCCGAAGAAGTCGAACACCGGCGCCAGC
It contains:
- the mug gene encoding G/U mismatch-specific DNA glycosylase, which produces MSPEELAAARDRVLPDVVAGGLRVLFCGINPGLLSAATGHHFARPGNRFWPVLHLSGFTPRRLAPEEQDELLTYRLGITNVVARATARADELTAEEFREGGRILTAKVERLRPEWLAVVGVTAYRTAFGDRKALIGPQERTIGSTRIWALPNPSGLNAHWTAESMAEEYARLRSAATADRRP
- the purB gene encoding adenylosuccinate lyase, with amino-acid sequence MTAKPRIPNVLAGRYASAELAVLWSPEYKVTLERRLWLAVLRAQKDLGIEVPDAALADYERVLEQVDLASIAEREKVTRHDVKARIEEFNALAGHEHVHKGMTSRDLTENVEQLQIRLSLELVRDRTVAVLARIGKLAGEYAELVMAGRSHNVAAQATTLGKRFATAADELLVAYGRLDDLLERYPLRGIKGPVGTSQDMLDLLGGDAAKLADLEQRIAGHLGFAHAFTSVGQVYPRSLDYDVVTALVQLAAAPSSVAKTIRLMAGHELVTEGFKPGQVGSSAMPHKMNTRSCERVNGLMVILRGYASMTGELAGDQWNEGDVSCSVVRRVALPDAFFAFDGLLETFLTVLDEFGAFPAVVARELDRYLPFLATTKVLMGAVRAGVGREVAHEAIKEHAVASALAMREQGAERNELLDKLAADERIPLDRAQLDELMADKLSFTGAAGDQVATVVARIEEIAKQHPEAAAYTPGSIL
- a CDS encoding SGNH/GDSL hydrolase family protein, with the translated sequence MEMNASYTSFVAVGDSFTEGMSDRLPDGSYRGWADLLAARLAAREPGFRYANLAVRGKLIGQIVEEQVDAAAAMKPDLITLVGGLNDALRPTCDMGRVRGLLEEATERLAPACGQLVLMRSPGREGPVMERFRPRMEELFTIVDELAARHGALVVDLYGAQALGDPRMWDVDRLHLTGEGHRRVAEAVWQTLGMPPEEDWRTVMPPALPPSWPARRTSDLRFAREHLLPWIGRRLTGRSSGDGRPAKRPELLPYETPLS
- a CDS encoding hemolysin family protein, coding for MTAIQLLIGLATLVVNAFFVGAEFALISVRRSQIEPYAEQGDRRARSVLWGLEHVSAMMAAAQLGITLCTLVLGVVAEPAIAHLLAPVFDFFGVPSGLTHAISFVVALALATYLHMLFGEMVPKNVALAEPVRTALLLGPPLVTLTRALRPVIFTINAFANTLLRMLRVDVKDEVSATFSDDELARIVKDSSDAGLIDDRASERLHDALELGRRPVTDVVLPADRVVVAAEGVTPAGLERLSADSGYSRFPVLDSQRGILGYLHVKDTLDAADRNEPFPLSALRPIAQVRADTPLDDVLTAMRRSRTHLAAVLGTDGTLTGLVTMEDVLRELFGNPAAA